A genome region from Amycolatopsis australiensis includes the following:
- a CDS encoding site-specific integrase, with protein MSSAMSPSGPAEPEIAVRLRAAAADCDHAAGATAAGWVRERLAAAAAACRDLAAALGTDPTLATEPADSGRLRAVELVLELTRQLHTLLHPGPDGEVQDERRADADELAARLDALARGAARLVPRADARSETGAREISRRRLVGQAVALREAAQLLQTAAEAALAVEHPDPVAVSLAAMAVQIRAHAHDLTSWASRHPDPAAQLLAGARPVDEHGHAVDIDERPGDDAADGFAAAGTVLAAEPPGTGLAAPAEPEEQEGAPAWARPLVDETAAWLLTGYTRATSRTTAANALGIPRADQRLWRGEPTRNAPEAPNPLTFFPWCQRAGINPLTEMSREHLREWLAAQQAAGVPAGTRKTRLGYVSAFYREMRLRGKTTFEVPAALPRTERGRLGVLRPPVEKPTVALTLAQVRALRVAARTYRGRGPLATRELVALRHAAMVDLLTTTGIRADELCAANRGDLRRAGPDGHPALHIHGKGAKNRWVRITAVALDSLDAYLTARDAHEAGAELTVAGQVGAKPAATPLLATTSSARLGVEQIPRILKSLCTSLLRVAAASGSSTMRAHAAALRPIADTIHPHSARHFYARVAEAHGVHIRQLAADLGHSSVAVTEAYLAAADTLENSAAPVLADLITAGEELALQPAFTDRPDDAALRQPEPGSTEGLR; from the coding sequence ATGAGCAGCGCGATGTCGCCGTCCGGGCCGGCCGAACCGGAGATCGCCGTCCGGCTGCGCGCCGCGGCCGCCGACTGCGACCACGCCGCCGGCGCCACCGCCGCGGGGTGGGTGCGTGAGCGCCTGGCCGCGGCCGCCGCGGCGTGCCGAGACCTGGCGGCCGCGCTCGGCACCGACCCGACCCTCGCCACCGAACCCGCAGACAGCGGCCGGCTCCGCGCGGTCGAGCTGGTCCTCGAGCTGACCCGGCAGCTGCACACCCTGCTGCACCCCGGACCAGACGGCGAAGTCCAGGACGAGCGGCGCGCGGACGCCGACGAGCTCGCCGCGCGGCTGGACGCGCTCGCCCGCGGCGCGGCCCGGCTGGTCCCCCGCGCCGACGCCCGCAGCGAAACCGGCGCGCGGGAGATCTCCCGCCGCCGCCTGGTCGGCCAGGCCGTGGCGTTGCGGGAGGCCGCGCAGCTGCTGCAGACCGCCGCCGAGGCCGCGCTCGCCGTCGAGCACCCTGACCCGGTCGCGGTGTCGCTGGCGGCGATGGCCGTGCAGATCCGTGCCCACGCCCACGACCTGACCAGCTGGGCCAGCAGGCACCCCGACCCCGCCGCGCAGCTGCTCGCCGGTGCCCGGCCCGTCGACGAGCACGGCCATGCCGTCGACATCGACGAGCGACCGGGCGACGACGCCGCAGATGGGTTTGCGGCCGCGGGCACCGTGCTGGCCGCCGAGCCGCCCGGCACCGGCCTCGCCGCACCGGCCGAGCCGGAAGAACAGGAGGGGGCACCGGCCTGGGCGCGGCCGCTGGTCGACGAGACCGCCGCCTGGCTGCTCACCGGCTACACCCGCGCGACCTCGCGCACCACCGCGGCCAACGCGCTCGGGATCCCCCGCGCCGATCAGCGGCTCTGGCGCGGAGAGCCGACCCGCAACGCCCCCGAAGCCCCGAACCCGCTGACCTTCTTCCCCTGGTGCCAGCGCGCCGGGATCAACCCGCTGACCGAGATGAGCCGCGAGCATCTGCGGGAATGGCTCGCCGCCCAGCAGGCCGCCGGAGTCCCGGCCGGGACCCGCAAAACCCGGCTCGGCTACGTCTCCGCGTTCTACCGCGAGATGCGGCTGCGCGGGAAAACCACGTTCGAGGTGCCCGCGGCGCTGCCGCGCACCGAACGCGGCCGCCTCGGCGTGCTCCGCCCGCCCGTGGAAAAGCCCACGGTCGCCCTGACCCTGGCCCAGGTCCGGGCGCTGCGGGTCGCGGCCCGCACCTACCGCGGCCGCGGCCCGCTGGCCACCCGCGAGCTCGTGGCGCTGCGGCACGCGGCGATGGTCGATCTGCTCACCACCACCGGCATCCGCGCCGACGAGCTCTGCGCCGCCAACCGCGGCGATCTGCGCCGCGCCGGCCCCGACGGGCACCCCGCGCTGCACATCCACGGCAAGGGCGCGAAAAACCGGTGGGTCCGGATCACCGCCGTCGCCCTGGACTCCCTCGACGCCTACCTCACCGCCCGTGATGCCCACGAGGCCGGCGCCGAGCTCACCGTCGCCGGGCAGGTCGGCGCGAAACCCGCGGCGACACCGCTGCTGGCCACCACCAGCAGCGCCCGCCTCGGCGTCGAGCAGATTCCCCGCATCCTCAAGTCGCTATGCACGAGCCTGCTGCGCGTCGCCGCGGCCAGCGGTTCCTCGACGATGCGGGCCCACGCTGCGGCGCTGCGGCCGATCGCCGACACCATCCACCCGCACAGCGCGCGGCACTTCTACGCCCGCGTCGCCGAAGCCCACGGCGTCCACATCCGCCAGCTCGCCGCCGACCTCGGCCACTCCTCCGTCGCGGTCACCGAGGCCTACCTCGCCGCCGCCGACACGCTGGAGAACTCCGCCGCCCCGGTACTGGCCGACCTCATCACCGCCGGCGAAGAACTCGCGCTGCAGCCCGCCTTCACCGATCGTCCAGACGACGCCGCGCTGCGCCAGCCCGAGCCGGGCAGTACGGAGGGCCTGCGATGA
- a CDS encoding DUF6338 family protein, with translation MNLSTFQALVVALMALLPGASYTFAVERALGSFGVNFADRLVRFLASSAIFHAVASGPEYLLYRHYFLTNALARGEVPWWSVELMAVAYVFLPIGIGAGLAQLRRTPAEPPPNANRRTRFRCGVHRRLNKVALWALGKHIEPRAWDWMWNYDVAAILRIKLKSGTWIAGLWGHWNTASNRRSYAGGYPEDGDLYLSTGFQIDPATGELLRDSGDRPQPVDGQRGLLVRWNEIEYLDFQEF, from the coding sequence TTGAACCTCTCGACGTTCCAGGCGCTCGTCGTGGCGCTGATGGCGCTGCTTCCCGGCGCGTCTTACACGTTCGCGGTCGAGCGCGCCCTGGGCAGCTTCGGTGTCAACTTCGCCGATCGTTTGGTCCGGTTCCTGGCCTCGTCCGCGATCTTCCATGCCGTGGCGTCAGGACCGGAGTACCTGCTTTACCGTCACTACTTCCTCACCAACGCGCTGGCGCGCGGCGAGGTCCCGTGGTGGTCTGTCGAGCTCATGGCAGTGGCCTACGTCTTCCTGCCGATCGGAATCGGCGCGGGGTTGGCTCAGCTCCGACGCACGCCGGCCGAACCGCCGCCGAACGCGAATCGGCGGACCCGTTTCAGGTGCGGGGTCCACCGCCGACTCAACAAGGTGGCTTTGTGGGCGCTGGGGAAGCACATCGAACCCCGCGCCTGGGATTGGATGTGGAACTACGACGTCGCAGCCATCCTGCGGATCAAACTCAAGTCCGGCACATGGATCGCGGGTTTGTGGGGGCACTGGAACACCGCATCGAACCGGCGCTCCTATGCCGGCGGATATCCCGAGGACGGCGATCTGTACCTCAGTACGGGCTTCCAGATCGACCCGGCGACAGGCGAGCTTCTGCGAGACTCGGGTGACCGACCTCAGCCGGTCGATGGGCAGCGCGGCCTGCTCGTACGCTGGAATGAAATCGAATATCTCGACTTTCAGGAGTTCTGA